A section of the Candidatus Hydrogenedens sp. genome encodes:
- a CDS encoding sulfatase-like hydrolase/transferase, translated as MLMTRREFLQGTIATSLLLPNLPFCEMEQKEYNVVMLMSDEHNPRYASVYGHPFIQTPNMERMAKEGVVFENAYCPSPLCLPSRSSVMSGLYNHETQCYSNCTLFLDDFPNYGDILAKQGVHTIYIGKADVYRKIEEMGFSEVHYGWNREKSGDPSIQRKPLYIRKGEGLKRAKGWGPREKAHRRDQLMIDTAVDWLKTKGAHLDRRFVLCVNVLAPHFPHFTEPKFWEMYEGKGDVPKYGPDQPSAQHPYAVDLRNHFETDQIQGEDVLRLRQGYYGCVSFVDAMIGKIMDTLEQTGLNKNTVFIYTSDHGEMLGKFGMWWKCSMFEDSARVPLLVCGPGFKGGLRVQTPVTTLDAQAGFFHATKRERPKNWKGTALQQLQKEDPNRFVFMEYHGHGTRGSSFMVRKGGWKFIWNSDAPHQLFNLDEDPEELNNLIKDNLNDAPSIVHELDDYLHSICDPVVETQKAEMKIQKQLEEMHRIEKG; from the coding sequence ATGTTGATGACTCGAAGGGAATTTTTGCAGGGAACAATCGCGACAAGTCTTTTATTGCCGAATCTTCCGTTCTGTGAAATGGAGCAGAAGGAATATAATGTGGTCATGCTGATGTCGGATGAACATAATCCGCGGTATGCATCGGTATATGGTCACCCGTTTATACAGACGCCTAACATGGAACGAATGGCAAAGGAGGGTGTGGTGTTTGAAAATGCGTATTGTCCATCCCCTTTATGTCTCCCGAGTCGAAGTTCGGTGATGAGTGGGTTATATAACCATGAAACGCAGTGTTATAGTAATTGCACATTGTTTTTGGATGATTTTCCTAATTATGGAGATATTTTAGCAAAGCAAGGGGTTCATACGATCTATATTGGTAAAGCAGATGTGTATCGCAAGATTGAGGAGATGGGCTTTAGTGAGGTTCATTATGGCTGGAATCGTGAAAAATCTGGTGATCCGTCTATCCAGCGGAAACCTTTATATATACGCAAAGGCGAAGGACTAAAACGGGCAAAAGGTTGGGGTCCGCGAGAAAAGGCACATCGTAGAGACCAATTGATGATAGATACTGCCGTAGATTGGCTTAAAACGAAAGGGGCTCATTTAGACAGGCGGTTTGTTTTATGTGTCAATGTTTTAGCACCGCATTTTCCCCATTTTACAGAACCGAAGTTTTGGGAAATGTATGAGGGGAAAGGAGATGTTCCTAAGTATGGACCTGACCAACCCTCAGCCCAGCATCCTTATGCAGTTGATTTGCGGAATCATTTTGAAACAGACCAGATTCAAGGGGAGGATGTGTTAAGATTGCGACAGGGTTATTATGGATGTGTCAGTTTTGTAGATGCAATGATAGGGAAAATTATGGATACGCTGGAACAAACAGGTCTAAATAAAAACACCGTGTTTATATATACTTCTGACCATGGAGAGATGTTGGGGAAATTTGGTATGTGGTGGAAATGCTCTATGTTTGAGGATTCTGCTCGTGTGCCATTGCTTGTTTGTGGTCCGGGATTTAAAGGAGGATTGCGAGTTCAAACGCCTGTAACTACATTGGACGCCCAGGCAGGTTTCTTTCATGCTACAAAACGGGAACGACCCAAAAATTGGAAAGGAACTGCGTTACAACAGTTACAGAAAGAAGACCCTAACCGATTTGTTTTTATGGAATATCATGGGCATGGGACACGAGGTAGTAGTTTTATGGTTCGTAAAGGGGGATGGAAATTTATCTGGAATTCTGATGCGCCTCATCAGTTATTTAATTTAGATGAAGACCCGGAGGAATTGAATAATTTGATTAAGGACAATCTAAACGATGCTCCTTCCATTGTTCATGAACTTGATGATTACCTGCATTCCATCTGTGACCCTGTTGTAGAAACACAAAAAGCGGAAATGAAAATTCAGAAACAGTTGGAGGAAATGCATAGGATAGAAAAAGGATAA
- a CDS encoding tetratricopeptide repeat protein produces MKVKKYYKIIFEFILILFLIVFSIILSEKFLRDWHGPGGSISTDLYIPSILFACGKGFVNTNPSDIPHLRSFLDFNEQTFSPEYIPSQFQAQEMDIYQQYHRYLIYTVGIVWRIFGVSWEVLRWFLVFLYVLTVLIVYSIARVFLPSYFAVFVVGYYFVKSEVTLVILPILRDFARAPFILTVILILFYLIQRKRTNRRFLLICLLSGLTCGIGIGFRRDLMMFFILSLFILSIVPKQNHIPKIPVRIAGVILAILVFLVSSYPILQSFHKFGTLGWHDTLMGFGTEHDDLAGLQRTNYERIPKYNDLLVSAIADVHNYYHDSLNDYELFIKMKPELYKRNLFLAYLYWFPADILIRTYSSIARISDCILPSALPINPYRTFLSLAVFIIFLAVDFRKGIIFSIILLFAMSIQTLQFNFRHNFYLVFIPYLLYFLALNGVLCGFYRLWKDGREKIDENMQELKKIIKRTLIIAFTVIFFALGVLIVARQIQSYQLTQLFRSYETAEQVPVPYKSYTTDAGTVYALEKPLFLTFEDPFMPDCSFEMNIIVVDFLVDKFPACFQILYDGLDDFSCNLTITHHTPSDNNTAYVRYFIPIYEHIRDLNSDWNRFIGIRIEDTNNLQVQNIYKICNPEHIPLFINYYFIQDELPDLYQKIAPYSKTMINPCWKPYGIPVNRMTINNANNAFYNGDITKAYEILQKSMQEEPYSLEYGLALANIYEKAGQMEQAKTVYLQLISNKPHEPILGMKLNNLLTQINLSKEEKQSFWKDVISQLPDSSVAWLYYSRSLDDANAAKEALSKSISLNREIALATPYTSMYYDLKELFSLAMKTEQNSEDTTCPNLSLNKQIAYMLTAGVYLTKNQDYQKALDILLFLLKITPNLHLVYSPIVSALLNTQDADIESIFYYSSTLITLTPYKIEPIIQIEDIYDNTDYLSKKEWVELWSDLKEKAPDSPCILCGLGRAYELSQQTKEAEKIYKKAIGYARKSEECAQLAYYRLAILEYSSGNKNEAISLLKKAIRLYPNNNLFQQLLEEYK; encoded by the coding sequence ATGAAAGTAAAAAAATATTATAAAATTATATTTGAATTTATTTTAATACTGTTTCTAATTGTTTTTTCTATAATACTATCAGAGAAGTTTTTACGAGATTGGCACGGACCAGGAGGAAGTATATCCACCGATTTATACATCCCATCCATTCTCTTTGCCTGTGGTAAAGGTTTTGTTAATACAAACCCCTCTGATATTCCTCATCTTCGTTCCTTTCTGGATTTCAATGAACAGACATTTTCGCCAGAATATATTCCGTCTCAGTTTCAAGCCCAAGAAATGGATATATATCAACAATACCACCGCTATTTAATATATACTGTGGGTATAGTCTGGCGGATTTTTGGTGTTTCCTGGGAAGTTTTGCGATGGTTTCTCGTATTTTTATATGTATTGACCGTGCTGATTGTCTATTCTATAGCACGGGTATTTCTTCCTTCCTATTTTGCTGTATTTGTTGTTGGTTATTATTTTGTGAAATCAGAGGTAACATTAGTAATTCTTCCCATTCTTCGAGATTTTGCGCGAGCCCCATTTATATTAACTGTTATTCTAATTCTTTTTTATTTGATACAGAGGAAGAGAACCAACCGACGGTTTCTTTTAATCTGCCTATTATCAGGTCTGACATGTGGAATAGGGATAGGTTTCCGTCGCGATTTAATGATGTTTTTCATCTTATCTTTATTTATCTTGTCAATAGTTCCCAAGCAAAACCATATCCCTAAAATTCCTGTCCGAATAGCAGGAGTTATCCTCGCAATTCTTGTATTTTTAGTTTCGTCTTACCCTATTTTACAGTCATTTCATAAATTCGGCACATTAGGCTGGCACGATACCTTAATGGGATTTGGAACAGAACACGATGACCTCGCTGGACTTCAACGCACAAATTACGAACGCATACCTAAGTATAATGACTTACTCGTTTCTGCGATTGCTGATGTTCACAATTATTATCATGATTCTTTAAATGATTATGAATTGTTTATCAAAATGAAACCAGAATTATACAAACGAAATCTTTTTCTTGCTTATCTTTATTGGTTCCCTGCGGATATATTAATAAGAACCTATTCTTCGATAGCACGCATATCCGACTGTATATTACCCAGTGCCTTACCTATAAATCCCTATCGAACATTCCTCTCACTTGCCGTTTTCATCATTTTTTTGGCAGTAGATTTCCGTAAAGGAATTATTTTCTCAATAATTTTACTTTTTGCAATGAGTATTCAGACACTTCAATTCAATTTTCGCCATAATTTTTATCTGGTATTTATCCCATATCTTCTATATTTTTTAGCCTTGAATGGCGTCTTATGTGGATTTTATCGCTTATGGAAGGATGGCAGAGAAAAAATAGATGAAAACATGCAAGAGTTAAAGAAAATCATAAAAAGGACTCTTATCATTGCCTTTACGGTTATTTTTTTCGCATTAGGCGTTTTAATCGTTGCTCGTCAAATTCAAAGTTATCAACTCACTCAATTATTTCGCTCTTACGAAACAGCGGAACAAGTTCCGGTACCTTATAAAAGTTATACAACTGACGCAGGAACAGTCTATGCTCTTGAAAAACCCCTATTTTTAACTTTTGAAGACCCTTTCATGCCTGACTGTTCTTTTGAAATGAACATAATTGTGGTAGATTTTTTAGTAGATAAATTCCCAGCATGCTTTCAAATTTTATATGACGGATTGGATGATTTCTCGTGCAACTTAACAATAACCCACCACACCCCATCAGATAACAACACTGCTTATGTTCGATACTTTATCCCTATTTATGAACATATTCGAGACTTAAACTCTGACTGGAACCGGTTCATAGGTATCCGAATTGAAGATACGAATAATTTGCAAGTTCAAAATATATATAAGATTTGTAATCCGGAACACATACCCTTATTTATCAATTATTACTTTATACAGGACGAACTACCTGATTTGTATCAAAAAATAGCCCCTTACTCAAAAACAATGATTAATCCTTGCTGGAAACCGTATGGAATACCTGTAAACCGTATGACTATTAATAACGCCAATAATGCCTTTTATAACGGGGATATAACAAAGGCGTATGAAATACTTCAAAAATCTATGCAGGAAGAGCCTTATTCTCTCGAATATGGACTTGCATTGGCAAATATCTATGAAAAAGCAGGACAAATGGAACAAGCAAAAACAGTATATCTACAACTGATTTCCAATAAACCCCATGAACCCATCTTGGGTATGAAATTAAATAATTTATTAACGCAAATTAACCTTTCAAAAGAAGAGAAACAAAGTTTTTGGAAAGATGTTATATCACAACTTCCCGATTCCTCTGTGGCGTGGCTTTACTATTCAAGAAGTTTAGATGATGCAAACGCTGCGAAAGAAGCCCTTTCTAAATCCATCTCTCTGAATAGAGAGATAGCACTCGCAACCCCATATACAAGCATGTATTATGATTTAAAAGAACTATTTTCACTGGCTATGAAAACCGAACAAAATTCAGAGGATACGACCTGCCCAAATCTCTCTTTAAATAAACAAATAGCCTATATGCTTACAGCAGGGGTTTACCTAACCAAAAACCAGGATTATCAAAAAGCTCTGGATATACTTTTGTTCCTATTGAAAATTACTCCTAATCTACACCTTGTTTATTCTCCCATTGTAAGTGCATTACTCAACACGCAGGACGCAGATATAGAAAGCATTTTCTATTATTCCTCAACTTTGATTACACTAACACCCTATAAAATTGAGCCGATAATTCAAATAGAAGATATATATGATAATACCGATTATTTATCCAAAAAGGAATGGGTAGAATTATGGTCTGACCTGAAAGAGAAAGCACCCGATTCACCTTGTATTCTCTGTGGATTGGGTCGTGCCTATGAACTATCCCAACAAACAAAAGAAGCAGAAAAAATATATAAAAAGGCTATTGGATATGCTCGAAAATCAGAAGAATGTGCCCAGTTAGCATATTATCGTTTAGCAATATTAGAATATTCATCAGGTAATAAAAATGAGGCTATTTCTTTACTCAAAAAAGCAATCCGATTATATCCAAATAACAACTTATTCCAACAACTACTTGAAGAATATAAATAA
- a CDS encoding putative glycoside hydrolase, with translation MRHICLTVLLLIFFLCGFQVSCFSEEAWDFFSLHAFDHLDNLDKQAEPAYECGVSVLYATGVGVCGYMGIPPAEQWENIKRDVQKYVQHAKSLGIPVVLGYLCSTSIVGLETFDQNWQPEFKQQFSSPPNSWLQQNVKGEPLLSWYGGDYRPACMNHPEWKKYQKYMVKTSLEIGLDGIFFDNPTVHQEGCYCPYCMEEFLHFLETRGDKIKDTSLNALRELALKKPVEFKKFRCTIARNFLSELRNYAREINPKAVITTNNSLNSPEVLFSQCHRYAYNIKEMSKSQDFVVIEDMGSAPHRTSQGTTVECGPVYDLVNSIIGSKPLVAVTIADRDYHTPPNLTNLAIFEAFARNTNYMLWPIWEESQQGKMLQTIRPFMQWLKRNAPPIITSKRRNDVLLYFPFEEWSKHEDCKELNIVRKLNQLNILYAVASEDNFKGYFTEANIILASETGFIPPPYSTSITELCRRNNKIFIDASRPNFEKELKTCLLHPSIKIQGNEMVRGIIRETSDTVFILLYNLNIERISSYEDNIIPARDISISVRISNPSIGKILLSTPEREQDIADYEITKLGDTDAYLTFHIPELPLAGIVIIKP, from the coding sequence ATGCGTCATATCTGTTTGACTGTATTGTTGCTAATCTTTTTTCTGTGCGGGTTTCAAGTTTCCTGTTTTTCGGAAGAAGCATGGGATTTTTTCTCTTTGCATGCGTTTGACCATCTGGATAATTTAGATAAACAAGCAGAACCTGCTTATGAATGCGGGGTATCGGTTCTCTACGCAACGGGAGTAGGAGTATGTGGATATATGGGGATTCCACCAGCGGAACAGTGGGAAAATATTAAACGGGATGTTCAAAAATATGTTCAGCATGCTAAATCTTTGGGCATTCCTGTTGTTTTGGGTTACCTTTGTTCTACTTCTATTGTCGGATTAGAAACCTTTGACCAGAACTGGCAACCTGAATTTAAACAGCAATTTTCAAGTCCACCGAATAGTTGGCTTCAGCAGAATGTGAAAGGGGAGCCTCTTCTTTCCTGGTATGGAGGTGATTATCGTCCTGCGTGTATGAACCATCCTGAATGGAAGAAATATCAAAAATATATGGTAAAAACTTCTTTAGAGATAGGATTAGATGGTATCTTTTTTGATAATCCGACGGTTCACCAAGAAGGATGCTATTGTCCTTATTGCATGGAGGAGTTTTTACACTTCCTTGAAACCAGAGGAGATAAGATTAAAGATACTTCGCTAAATGCTTTGAGGGAATTGGCGTTAAAGAAACCTGTTGAATTCAAGAAATTCCGTTGCACCATTGCTCGTAATTTTCTTTCAGAGTTACGAAATTATGCCCGAGAGATAAACCCTAAAGCCGTTATTACAACAAATAATAGTCTTAATTCGCCAGAGGTATTATTCTCCCAATGTCATAGATATGCCTACAATATAAAAGAAATGAGTAAATCCCAGGACTTTGTTGTAATTGAAGATATGGGGTCAGCTCCACATCGCACCTCACAGGGAACAACGGTAGAGTGCGGTCCTGTGTATGATTTAGTAAATTCTATCATTGGCTCAAAGCCATTAGTGGCTGTAACGATTGCTGATAGGGATTATCATACACCGCCAAATCTTACAAATCTGGCTATCTTTGAAGCGTTTGCCCGAAACACAAACTATATGCTCTGGCCTATCTGGGAGGAATCTCAACAGGGAAAGATGCTTCAGACGATTCGTCCTTTTATGCAATGGCTCAAACGAAATGCACCTCCTATAATCACTTCAAAACGGAGAAATGATGTATTGTTGTATTTTCCATTTGAAGAATGGAGTAAACATGAGGATTGTAAGGAATTAAATATTGTAAGAAAACTAAATCAATTAAATATTCTCTATGCGGTTGCCTCTGAAGATAATTTTAAAGGATACTTTACAGAGGCAAATATCATACTTGCTTCTGAAACGGGGTTTATCCCTCCTCCCTATTCCACCTCAATCACCGAACTGTGTCGACGGAATAATAAAATATTCATTGATGCATCCCGTCCTAATTTTGAAAAGGAATTAAAAACATGTCTCCTGCATCCATCAATAAAGATACAGGGGAATGAAATGGTGCGAGGCATAATACGAGAGACATCGGATACTGTTTTTATTCTGCTTTATAACTTAAACATTGAACGCATTTCTTCTTATGAGGATAACATAATACCCGCCCGAGATATTTCTATTTCTGTTCGAATTTCTAATCCTTCTATTGGGAAGATATTGTTATCCACACCGGAAAGGGAACAGGATATTGCAGACTATGAAATTACCAAACTGGGTGATACCGACGCATACCTTACCTTTCATATTCCAGAATTGCCACTGGCAGGTATTGTGATAATAAAACCCTGA